One candidate division TA06 bacterium genomic window, TCATTGCGAGCCACCGAAGGTGGCGAAGCAATCTCCCAGCTCTTCCCCAACCCGCAATATCCAATCTTAGCTCCACCATCTTCAATGTAGAGGCGCCTCTCGCCAACCCCAAAGCTGTTGAGCTGCTATCTATTGTACTTGTGTCAGTCTACATCAATGAGGATTACCTTGATAGGTACGGCGGGAAAGTGACGTTTCAGCCGTTCAATATCATAGATCAGCTGCTCGCCATACGACACACCCGTGGACATCTGCTTGTGCAGCGTATGACACGGTACTATCTCAATTCCTACATCGGCCTTGTTCTCATTGAAGAAATACTGAAACTTCGCCATGTCGTAAAACATGAATGCATACTTACCGAACTGAACTTCAACAAGAACTTTGGCCTTCACAAAGTCAATCTGTTTGAAGGCCCCAGGAACTTGCACTTCACTGTGCGGTATCGTAATCACATAGACGTCTTTCAGTTCTTCGTAACCTCGATTTCTGAATGCTTTGCGGAACTGGGTATTCATGTCTTTCGGAGAAAAGAGCCTCTTCCCCTTCATTGTCTTTTCTTTACTAACCTTTGTTCTCTTGGCCTTCACTTGCGAGATGATCTGATAAATCTCACGTTCACAACTCCGGAAACGAACCTTGAGTATCTCTGCACCACCCAGATGCGAGTAC contains:
- a CDS encoding BstYI, with translation MKVVYEYSHLGGAEILKVRFRSCEREIYQIISQVKAKRTKVSKEKTMKGKRLFSPKDMNTQFRKAFRNRGYEELKDVYVITIPHSEVQVPGAFKQIDFVKAKVLVEVQFGKYAFMFYDMAKFQYFFNENKADVGIEIVPCHTLHKQMSTGVSYGEQLIYDIERLKRHFPAVPIKVILIDVD